A single genomic interval of Arthrobacter globiformis harbors:
- a CDS encoding ABC transporter ATP-binding protein, with translation MTNDLNLRRVRGNKEAETPVQTRANTIVKEADHATPLELSNITIRYGGGKNGSDAVSVVEGFDLTLNAGEMHCVAGRSGSGKTSILTVGAGLTLPTSGRVLWEGDSLETMSDDEIADRRRALIGYVDQGGALIDGMSALENVLLPAVPDGEVEQRREMAKDLLDLVGLGRRMRHRPEQLSGGERQRVAIARALILGTRVLVVDEPTASLDRASANRIISILKDTTSDGIAVLVASHDHELVRLSDTLTELI, from the coding sequence ATGACTAACGACCTGAACCTTCGCCGCGTGCGCGGGAACAAAGAGGCTGAAACCCCGGTTCAGACCCGGGCCAACACCATCGTCAAGGAAGCCGACCACGCCACCCCGCTGGAGCTGAGCAACATCACCATCCGCTACGGCGGGGGCAAGAACGGCTCCGACGCCGTCAGCGTCGTGGAGGGCTTTGACCTCACCCTGAACGCGGGGGAGATGCACTGCGTGGCGGGCCGAAGCGGCTCGGGCAAGACCAGCATCCTGACCGTCGGAGCGGGCCTGACCCTGCCGACGTCGGGCCGGGTGCTGTGGGAGGGCGATTCGCTCGAAACCATGAGCGACGACGAGATCGCCGACCGCCGCCGTGCCCTGATCGGCTATGTTGACCAGGGCGGTGCCCTGATCGACGGCATGAGCGCGCTTGAAAACGTGCTCCTCCCGGCGGTTCCGGACGGCGAGGTGGAGCAGCGGCGTGAGATGGCCAAGGACCTCCTGGACCTCGTGGGCCTCGGCCGCCGCATGCGGCACCGTCCCGAGCAGCTCTCCGGCGGTGAGCGCCAGCGCGTCGCCATCGCCCGCGCCCTGATCCTGGGCACCCGCGTCCTGGTGGTGGACGAGCCCACGGCGAGCCTGGACCGGGCCTCCGCCAACCGCATCATCAGCATCCTCAAGGACACAACGTCCGACGGCATTGCAGTCCTCGTGGCGTCACATGACCACGAACTGGTCCGGCTGAGCGATACGCTGACCGAACTGATCTAG
- the metG gene encoding methionine--tRNA ligase yields MTSSDKSPFYITTAITYPNGVPHIGHAYEYIATDAMARFKRLDGYDVKFLTGTDEHGLKIAQTAEKEGVSPKELVDRNAEIYKAAHAALGISYDRFIRTTDADHYTASQAIWKKMEANGDIYLSKYEGWYSVRDEAYYGEDDTVVKEDGARYTKETDTPVTWTAEESYFFRLSAYQDKLLALYEAQPEFGAPQSRFNEVISFVKRGLEDLSISRTTFDWGVPVPGDEKHVMYVWVDALTNYLTGAGYPDVESESFKRYWPADVHIIGKDISRFHAIYWPAFLMSAGLELPKRVMIHGFLHNNGVKMSKSLGNVVAPADFVAQYGLDQVRFFFLREVPFGADGSYNHEAIVGRMNSDLANNFGNLAQRSLSMVAKNCEGRVPVPGAFTDADAAILGQANALLEQARAAFEKQEFSRALEAIWTVLGDTNAYFAEQAPWVLRKTDVERMQTVLYVTLEVLRIVSILAQPVMPTASASLLECLGQPEGAAREFSAISIPIVAGTDLPAPAPVFPKYEEPAGA; encoded by the coding sequence GTGACTTCCTCAGACAAGAGCCCCTTCTACATCACTACGGCCATCACCTACCCGAACGGCGTGCCGCACATCGGCCACGCCTACGAGTACATCGCCACTGATGCAATGGCCCGGTTCAAGCGGCTCGATGGCTACGACGTGAAGTTCCTGACCGGCACGGACGAGCACGGGCTGAAGATCGCGCAGACGGCGGAGAAGGAAGGCGTCTCGCCCAAGGAACTGGTGGACCGGAACGCGGAAATCTACAAGGCCGCACACGCCGCCCTCGGCATCAGCTACGACCGGTTCATCCGCACCACGGACGCGGACCACTACACCGCCTCGCAGGCCATCTGGAAGAAGATGGAAGCCAACGGGGACATCTACCTGTCCAAGTATGAGGGCTGGTACTCCGTGCGGGACGAGGCCTACTACGGTGAAGACGACACCGTAGTGAAGGAGGACGGCGCCCGGTACACCAAGGAGACCGACACCCCGGTGACCTGGACCGCCGAGGAAAGCTACTTCTTCCGGCTGTCCGCCTACCAGGACAAGCTGCTGGCTCTGTACGAGGCACAGCCCGAGTTCGGCGCGCCGCAGTCCCGGTTCAACGAGGTCATCAGCTTCGTTAAGCGCGGCCTCGAGGACCTGTCCATCAGCCGCACCACCTTCGACTGGGGGGTGCCCGTTCCCGGCGATGAAAAGCACGTCATGTACGTGTGGGTGGACGCCCTGACCAACTACCTCACCGGCGCAGGCTACCCGGACGTGGAATCCGAGTCGTTCAAGCGGTACTGGCCGGCCGATGTCCACATCATCGGCAAGGACATCTCGCGCTTCCATGCCATCTACTGGCCGGCCTTCCTCATGAGCGCCGGCCTCGAGTTGCCCAAGCGGGTCATGATCCACGGGTTCCTGCACAACAACGGCGTCAAGATGTCCAAGTCCCTGGGCAATGTCGTTGCCCCGGCGGACTTCGTGGCCCAGTACGGCCTGGACCAGGTCCGGTTCTTCTTCCTCCGTGAGGTTCCGTTCGGCGCGGACGGCAGCTACAACCACGAGGCCATCGTCGGCCGGATGAACTCGGACCTGGCGAACAACTTCGGAAACCTGGCGCAGCGCTCACTGTCCATGGTGGCCAAGAACTGCGAGGGCCGGGTGCCTGTGCCGGGCGCGTTCACGGACGCGGACGCTGCCATCCTGGGCCAGGCCAACGCGCTGCTGGAGCAGGCACGTGCGGCCTTCGAAAAGCAGGAGTTCAGCCGTGCCCTCGAGGCGATCTGGACGGTACTGGGGGACACCAACGCGTACTTCGCCGAGCAGGCACCGTGGGTGCTGCGGAAGACCGACGTCGAACGCATGCAGACGGTGCTGTACGTGACCCTCGAGGTGCTGCGGATCGTCTCGATCCTCGCCCAGCCGGTCATGCCCACTGCCTCCGCCTCGTTGCTCGAGTGCCTTGGCCAGCCGGAAGGGGCGGCCCGAGAGTTCTCGGCCATCTCGATCCCGATCGTCGCGGGCACCGACCTGCCCGCCCCCGCGCCGGTGTTCCCGAAGTACGAGGAACCGGCGGGCGCCTGA